One window of Micromonas commoda chromosome 1, complete sequence genomic DNA carries:
- the FABD gene encoding malonyl-CoA:ACP transacylase, which yields MASMSAAALAPVVHNTRSSRRSRSSVRARAAHRATVAAADYSPKNAFFFPGQGAQSVGMAKELCDECPAAKALFDQASEILGYDLLDVCVNGPAEKLNSTEVSQPAIYVSSLAALEKMKTTDEGKALIDSVDVCAGLSLGEYTALTFAGAIAFEDGVKLVKLRGESMQAAADATPSGMASVIGLSSDKVDEVCAKASADSGGEPVQIANYLCNGNYAVSGSIPAIDKVAEIAKPEFKARMVVKLAVAGAFHTDYMAPAAEALTAGLKDTPISAPKIPVISNVDVEPHGDADSIRATLAKQLTSPVQWEKTMTTLLEKGLEASTEVGPGKVISGIMKRIDKTAACDNFTV from the exons ATGGCTTccatgtccgccgcggcactcgcgcccgtcgttcACAATACCCGCTCCTCCCGGCGCTCCAG GTCctccgttcgcgcgcgcgccgcgcaccgcgcgaccgtcgccgcggcggactaCTCTCCCAAGAACGCCTTTTTCTTCCCAGGGCAGGGCGCGCAGTCCGTCGGCATGGCCAAGGAGCTCTGCGACGAgtgccccgcggcgaaggcgctctTCGACCAGGCGTCCGAGATCCTCGGCTACGATCTCCTCGACGTGTGCGTCAACGGCCCGGCGGAGAAGCTCAACTCCACCGAGGTGTCTCAGCCGGCCATCTAcgtctcctccctcgccgctctcgagAAGATGAAAACCACCGACGAGGGCAAGGCTCTGATCGACTCCGTCGACGTCTGCGCCGGTCTCTCGCTCGGCGAATACACCGCGCTCAcgttcgcgggcgccatcgcattcgaggacggcgtcaaGCTCGTCAAGCTCCGCGGTGAGTCCATgcaggccgccgcggacgccacgccGTCCGGGATGGCTTCCGTGATTGGCCTCTCGTCGGATAAGGTGGACGAGGTCTGCGCcaaggcgagcgcggacagcggcggcgaacccgtGCAGATCGCCAACTACCTCTGCAACGGCAACTATGCCGTCTCCGGCTCCATCCCCGCCATCGACAAGGTTGCGGAGATCGCCAAACCGGAGTTCAAGGCGAGGATGGTCGTGAAACTGGCGGTGGCGGGTGCGTTTCACACGGATTAcatggcgcccgccgcggaggctctCACCGCCGGTCTGAAGGACACGCCGATATCGGCGCCGAAGATCCCGGTCATATCcaacgtcgacgtcgagccgcacggcgacgcggacagCATCCGCGCCACGCTCGCGAAGCAGCTGACGTCCCCGGTGCAGTGGGAGaagacgatgacgacgctcCTGGAGAAGGGACTCGAGGCGTCCACCGAGGTCGGGCCGGGCAAGGTCATCTCGGGTATCATGAAGCGCATCGAcaagacggcggcgtgcgatAACTTCACCGTGTga
- the ELGR gene encoding splicing RNP complex component: MADDEMMTDAPGGDFNWADEVTAEHAASGHDAAVLEAERVKAKKRAERFGQEYKEPKANVVARGLMSRKEVLAMRKEQALKKMNRRGEFVAGIDVFDPEEEAKRAARAAKFGTNAPSALTPEQQAIKDRRDAQDAQRLVANAAALQEAYADAMDDGTGAIAGSADVAQDFFESRVDPEVDASWRSDAVHLYGVDHMTTNECMGYFHEYGPVFVEWINDSSCNVVFNDEHTARRAIRMKGVAMGAEANPDGGLALPAGTCAEMLWHSGPEFRKDGRVIQLSFRLATEEDVKPDGEARSRRLWRGGRGKRRRGGGDRHHPYAGDGGGGGGGGGGGGRRRRGARGRSDRGGGMRAYDDDDDDGGVADLRERIRRRRRDAEAAGERDAGDAEAAGGVDGTVTGIGTETVTGIGRDARADADDAMRGAVGMMRGALRGATRERATEPPRLDGSLEGDAGV; the protein is encoded by the coding sequence ATGGCTGACGACGAGATGATGACCGATGCCCCCGGTGGAGACTTCAACTGGGCGGATGAAGTGACGGCGGAGCACGCCGCTTCcggccacgacgccgcggtcctcgaggctgagcgaGTGAAAGCTAAGAAACGAGCCGAGCGCTTCGGGCAAGAGTACAAGGAACCCAAAGCGAACGTGGTGGCGCGCGGGTTGATGTCCAGGAAAGAGGTACTCGCCATGCGTAAGGAGCAGGCTCTGAAGAAGATgaaccgacgcggcgagttcgtcgCCGGCATCGACGTGTTCGATCCGGAGGAGGAAGCGAAgcgggccgcgcgcgccgccaagtTCGGCACGaacgcgccctccgcgctcACCCCGGAACAGCAGGCGATCAAGGACAGGCGCGACGCACAGGACGCCCAGAGGCTtgtcgcgaacgccgcggcgctccagGAGGCctacgccgacgcgatggacgacggcacgggcgcgatcgccggatccgcggacgtcgcgcaggATTTCTTCGAGTCCAGGGTGGACCCCGAGGTGGATGCCTCCTGGCGTTCCGACGCCGTGCACCTCTACGGCGTCGATCACATGACGACCAACGAATGCATGGGCTACTTTCACGAGTACGGCCCGGTCTTCGTCGAGTGGATCAACGACTCCAGCTGCAACGTGGTCTTCAACGACGAGCACACCGCTCGGCGCGCCATACGAATGAAGGGCGTCGCCATGGGCGCCGAGGCTAACCCCGACGGCGGTCTGGCGCTccccgcggggacgtgcgCGGAGATGTTGTGGCACTCCGGCCCGGAATTCCGAAAGGACGGCCGCGTCATCCAACTCTCATTCAGGCtcgccaccgaggaggacgtcaagcccgacggcgaggcgaggagcAGGAGGTTGtggcgaggcggccgcggcaaacggcggcgcgggggaggcgacAGGCACCATCCCtacgccggagacggcggcggcggcggcggcggcggcggtggcggcgggaggcgtcgacggggtGCGCGGGGTCGGtcggatcgcggcggcggcatgcGAGcatacgacgacgacgacgatgacgggggcgtcgccgacctgcgcgagcgcatcaggcggaggcgccgcgacgcggaggccgccggcgagcgagacgccggcgacgcggaggccgccggcggcgtcgacggcacgGTGACGGGGATTGGGACGGAGACGGTGACGGGGATTGgaagggacgcgagggcagacgcggacgacgcgatgcgggGTGCCGTTGGTATGATGCGGGGGGCGCTTcgaggcgcgacgagggagcGAGCGACGGAGCCCCCGCGGCTGGATGGATCTTTAGAGGGAGACGCGGGGGTTTAG
- the BRAP gene encoding brca1-associated protein, producing MSALFTLRVSVPGQCDPPGSTGERGDADVGRGGDARSRPGLEDRPGAPRWETLEFRAGNPRAEIITGRIRLYRDAIRASDASASPSATTTSAPATSLPEGRSPLVCVLAVPIELSVADFCQFAAAIINKVTEMRIVQAAPRAIRTGADDDKAAKDREKGRAKAAEQRESEPADSSSAFSAGQSSYAVILSFEDQDSADSFALNYHNRRFSSLVEGECRALFVRAIELEGKDGEPVDLNSRLPSAEQHLSELPSCPVCLDRLDQDVSGVVTTVCSHSFHATCLSGWGDSSCPVCRYTQNPEEEARCQRCGRVGDLWACLVCGAVGCGRYARGCSLDHWNESDHCYALELTTQRVWDYVRDGFVHRLIQSKTGLVELAPGGGGRGSRVGIRSGAGARGDEGSEIVASPPRPRRRGKGDDGGGGKRESGEVDAGTGGGANGSRRAGRDARVTTHGWLDEGLDEYDADYPLDEGLEEALVSSKLDAIHTEYNALLTSQLDSQRRYFEGLMAANNAERDGALSAKEAAESRARVIAGAVDAARDARAKLQEAHAKIDDGLAKNAKLEEERDFFKQLNDTLLENQRQLRANLDATEAKLNEANEANDAKIRDLQEQVRDLMVFIEAQSKLAEGTEGGDSIEGGDVVGVSDGDAAPSRDAAHARLQSKLRARRKPGR from the coding sequence ATGTCGGCGCTCTTCACCCTACGGGTCAGCGTCCCGGGCCAGTGCGACCCGCCCGGGTCGACCGGagagcgcggggacgccgacgttggccgcggcggcgacgccagaTCTCGCCCTGGCCTCGAGGATCGACCCGGCGCCCCGAGGTGGGAGACGCTAGAGTTTCGCGCCGGTAACCCCCGCGCGGAGATCATCACCGGTCGAATCAGGCTCTACCGCGACGCCATCCGCGcatccgacgcgtccgcgtcgccgtccgcgacgacgacgagcgcaccggcgacgtcgctccCCGAGGGCAGGTCCCCGCTGGTGTGCGTCCTCGCGGTGCCCATCGAgctctccgtcgccgacTTTTGCCAGTTCGCGGCTGCGATCATAAACAAGGTGACCGAGATGCGCATCGTGcaggcggcgccgagggcgatacgaaccggcgcggacgatgaTAAAGCGGCGAAGGATAGAGAGAAGGGGAGAGCGAAGGCCGCGGAGCAACGGGAATCCGAGCCCGccgactcgtcgtcggcgtttTCAGCCGGCCAGTCGTCGTACGCGGTGATACTGTCGTTCGAGGACCAGGACTCCGCGGACTCGTTCGCTCTCAACTACCACAACAGGCGTTTCTCGTCCTTAGTCGAGGGTGAGTGCCGGGCGCTTTTCgtgcgcgcgatcgagctcGAAGGAAAAGACGGCGAGCCGGTCGATTTGAACTCCCGTTTGCCATCCGCCGAGCAGCACCTCAGCGAGCTCCCCTCGTGTCCCGTGTGCCTGGATCGCCTCGACCAGGACGTCAGCGGTGTGGTCACCACGGTGTGCTCGCACTCTTTCCACGCGACGTGCCTCAGCGGCTGGGGAGACTCGTCCTGCCCGGTGTGTCGATACACGCAAAatccggaggaggaggccaggTGCCAGAGATgcggccgcgtcggggaTCTGTGGGCGTGCCTCGTGTGCGGCGCCGTGGGGTGCGGGAGGTACGCACGGGGGTGTTCGCTGGACCACTGGAACGAATCCGACCACTGCTACGCGCTCGAGCTGACGACGCAGAGGGTATGGGACTACGTCAGGGACGGGTTCGTGCACCGACTGATCCAATCGAAGACgggcctcgtcgagctcgcccccggcggcggcggccggggatCGCGCGTCGGCATCCGGAGCGGggccggcgcgaggggcgacgagggatcGGAGATTgtcgcgtctccgccgcggccgaggcggcggggtaagggagacgacggcggcggcggtaagCGCGAAAGCGGCGAAGTCGACGCCGGAacgggcggcggagcgaacgggtcgcgacgcgcgggtcgtgaCGCGCGGGTCACGACTCACGGGTGGCTCGACGAGGGGCTGGACGAGTACGACGCCGACTACCCTCTCGACGAGGgcctggaggaggcgctcgtgtCGTCGAAGTTGGACGCGATACACACCGAGTACAACGCGCTGCTCACGTCGCAGCTGGACAGTCAGCGCAGGTACTTCGAAGGACTGATGGCGGCCAACAACGCggaacgcgacggcgcgctgagCGCCAAGGAGGCCGCCGAGTCCCGCGCCAGGGTAATCGCGGGAGCCGtagacgccgcgagggacgcgcgcgctaAGCTTCAGGAGGCGCATGCAAAAATTGACGACGGTTTGGCGAAGAATGCCAAGCTCGAAGAGGAGCGCGATTTTTTTAAGCAGCTCAACGACACGTTGCTTGAAAACCAGCGGCAGCTCAGGGCCAATCTGGACGCCACCGAGGCCAAGTTGAacgaggcgaacgaggcAAACGACGCGAAGATCCGCGACCTGCAGGAGCAGGTGCGCGACCTGATGGTCTTCATAGAGGCGCAGAGTAAATTAGCCGAGGGGACCGAAGGTGGAGACTCGATCGAggggggcgacgtcgtgggcgtcagcgacggggacgcggcgccgtcgcgagacGCGGCGCATGCCAGGTTGCAGAGCAAGCTGAGGGCAAGAAGAAAGCCGGGGAGATAG
- the LCO1 gene encoding low complexity orphan protein (expressed): MMGVSVVGNHVGTCANAIVKGGGKALEHTTSKGAAQRRRGAGTLACGALAATTTAVAVAHPARASAAPPPTKPAIIPILSHEIYVDKQLIAPTKSGRILRRRKGSGGSGDDGDSRGDDGDRWNLDNGDNGGFNGGGNGDDDSNGGNWNGRWGGGGGGDKNNDGSGNDAGESGDDFEDEFYRRVRMRGVDDRGVMWLWQTLCAATLAGSVQHALERGDRLRLEAAARLLNPAESCAAAAQSMERAITPTVRLANASAQKGRRMALTASITRAHLSRQPFAAMAGECAAGWH; encoded by the exons ATGATGGGCGTTAGCGTTGTGGGCAACCACGTCGGCACGTGCGCTAACGCGATCGTTaagggcggcggcaag GCGCTCGAGCACACGACGTCcaagggcgcggcgcagaggcgacgcggcgcgggaaccctcgcgtgcggcgcgctcgccgcgaccaccaccgcggtcgcggtcgcccatcccgcgcgagcctccgcggccccgcccccgacgaaACCCGCGATAATTCCCATCCTATCACACGAGATCTACGTCGATAAGCAGCTCATCGCGCCGACCAAGTCCGGCCGGATCCTGAGGCGCCGTAAAGGTAGCGGCGGCAGTGGCGATGATGGGGACTctcgtggcgacgacggcgaccgctGGAACCTCGACAACGGCGACAACGGCGGTTTCAACGGAGGAGGcaacggggacgacgactcgAACGGCGGCAACTGGAACGGTCgttggggcggcggcggcggcggcgacaaaAACAATGACGGGTCGGGtaacgacgccggcgaatCCGGCGATGACTTCGAGGACGAGTTCTATCGTCGGGTTCGgatgcgcggcgtcgacgaccgcggcgtgaTGTGGCTCTGGCAGACGCTCTGCGCGGCAACCCTCGCGGGATCCGTGCAGCACGCGTTGGAGAGGGGCGaccgcctgcgcctcgaggcggcggcgcggctgctCAACCCGGCGGAGTCGtgcgcggccgccgctcaATCGATGGAGCGCGCCATCACTCCCACCGTCCGTCTCGCCAACGCGAGTGCGCAGAAGGGCCGTCGGATGGCGCTCACGGCGTCCATCACCCGCGCACACCTCAGCCGCCAGCCGTTTGCCGCCATGGCGggcgagtgcgccgccggGTGGCACTGA
- the RPL11M gene encoding mitochondrial ribosomal protein L11: MSGRTILATIRVVIPAGAAKPAPPVGPALGQHGLNIMSFCKEFNAKTAGFLPEVPVPVMITAFKDKSFEWKMRTPPTSYFVKKAAGVSSGGGRPGHGMTAAISLKHVYHIAKLKQQDEGSHHIPLISMCKSVIGAAKSMGIEVIR, translated from the exons ATGTCGGGGCGCACGATCTTAGCGACCATACGCGTG GTCATCCCGGCGGGTGCCGCGaaaccggcgccgcccgtggGTCCAGCACTCGGCCAG CACGGACTCAACATCATGTCTTTCTGTAAGGAGTTCAACGCGAAGACCGCGGGCTTCCTG CCCGAAGTGCCCGTACCGGTGATGATCACCGCGTTCAAAGATAAATCGTTCGAGTGGAAGATGCGGACTCCGCCGACTTCTTACTTTGTCAAGAAAGCTGCGGGTGTGTCCTCGGGTGGTGGGAGGCCGGGTCATGggatgacggcggcgatctcgcTGAAGCACGTGTACCACATTGCGAAGCTGAAGCAGCAAGATGAGGGCAGTCATCACATCCCGTTGATATCCATGTGCAAGTCGGTCATCGGCGCGGCTAAGTCAATGGGAATAGAGGTGATACGGTGA
- the TIP1 gene encoding palmitoyltransferase (expressed), which translates to MADSAKPEEQPVDDVWKAAAYGNLDRTKDFIQTDPQLVNKPDATGFLPLQWAALNNRVAVATFLIERGAAVNATDNDKQTPLHWACVRGSLPCAELLLRHGARLDQADCRGYDPIHVAAQYGHTGMIYHFKMRWNAEIDSHDSDGRSPLHWAAYKGFPDTVRLLLFADCHIARPDKEGCTPLHWAAIRGKSEAAHILAQAGGVALLEARDAEGSTPAQLATEKGHKSLGFFLANLQARLGKRSFWEEKGMAVVCLSLILGLVVMFVHLIVMAPGMTQMDVHAAGWSWIVVLTSGAGLYFMYTVSYCDPGFLDTGVKGHGNGIEPGSPVVSGKLCRNGYGRVSSNEASSKLNAALNHPELWSGNWGSMCTTCRIIKPWGAKHCGVTNRCVRRFDHYCPWMGNTIGKRNHRNFVVFLCLETVAMAAAFGVALQRLRQGGPTPPQWTYTGVVAFIVCDVAVLFPVLMLTGAQLSQVFRNITTNELSNAHRYQWLKDDNGRFNNPFDRGCQSNTVRFCQVVEDEEEIQRRVVMSVREMGEMLKEKGENMV; encoded by the exons ATGGCTGACTCCGCCAAGCCCGAGGAGCAGCCCGTGGACGACGTGTGgaaggccgccgcgtacgGTAACTTGGACAGGACCAAGGATTTTATCCAGACGGACCCGCAGCTCGTCAACAAACCCGACGCCACCGG GTTCCTTCCCCTGCAGTGGGCCGCGCTGAACAACCGCGTCGCTGTCGCCACCTTCCtcatcgagcgcggcgccgcggtcaacGCCACTGACAACGACAAGCAGACTCCCTTACACTGGGCGTGTGTCCGTGGTTCCCTCCCATGCGCCGAGCTCTTGCTCCGCCACGGCGCGCGGCTGGACCAGGCGGACTGTCGCGGTTACGACCCGATCCATGTTGCCGCGCAGTACGGGCACACGGGGATGATATACCACTTCAAGATGCGCTGGAATGCAGAGATTGACAGTCACGACAGTGACGGGCGGTCGCCCCTCCACTGGGCCGCGTACAAAGGTTTCCCCGACACCGTCCGACTCTTGCTCTTCGCGGACTGTCACATCGCGCGACCGGATAAGGAGGGGTGCACGCCGCTGCACTGGGCGGCCATACGGGGTAAGAGCGAGGCAGCACACATACTCGCACAAGCCGGGGGCGTGGCGCTGTTAgaggctcgcgacgccgaaggGTCCACCCCAGCGCAGCTCGCAACCGAGAAGGGGCACAAGAGCCTCGGGTTCTTCCTCGCCAACCTGCAGGCGCGGCTGGGTAAGCGATCCTTCTGGGAGGAGAAGGGCATGGCTGTGGTGTGCCTATCTCTGATCCTCGGCCTCGTGGTGATGTTCGTGCACTTGATTGTGATGGCGCCGGGGATGACGCAGATGGACGTGCACGCCGCGGGCTGGTCCTGGATCGTGGTCCTGACCTCGGGCGCTGGATTATACTTCATGTACACGGTGAGCTACTGCGACCCGGGCTTTTTGGACACGGGCGTTAAGGGCCATGGCAACGGGATAGAGCCCGGGTCGCCAGTTGTGAGTGGAAAGTTGTGTCGCAATGGGTATGGCCGCGTGTCCTCCAACGAAGCCTCTTCAAAGCTCAACGCGGCGCTGAACCACCCGGAGCTGTGGTCGGGAAACTGGGGGAGCATGTGCACGACGTGCAGGATCATCAAACCGTGGGGAGCAAAGCACTGCGGCGTGACCAACCGGTGCGTCCGCCGATTCGACCACTACTGCCCTTGGATGGGAAACACAATTGGGAAACGTAACCACCGCAATTTCGTCGTGTTTCTGTGCTTGGAGACTGTCGCGATGGCAGCCGCGTTCGGAGTGGCTCTGCAGAGGCTCAGGCAGGGCGGGCCCACCCCCCCGCAGTGGACCTACACCGGCGTGGTTGCGTTCATCGtctgcgacgtcgccgttctGTTCCCGGTGTTGATGCTCACGGGCGCGCAGTTGTCGCAGGTGTTTCGCAACATCACCACAAACGAGCTTTCCAACGCGCACCGGTATCAGTGGCTGAAGGACGACAACGGGAGATTCAACAACCCATTCGACCGGGGGTGCCAGAGCAACACAGTGCGGTTCTGCCAAGttgtcgaggacgaggaggagatccaGCGCAGGGTAGTGATGAGCGTGAGGGAGATGGGAGAGATGCTCAAGGAGAAAGGGGAAAACATGGTGTGA
- the NifU gene encoding iron-sulfur cluster scaffold protein, plastid precursor, whose translation MSTSFAAALASIVPPLGLTIDRRVNTSRAFPSPKYPRRVQSKAAASTSSDPNPTADPAEVYAVGETADDGEHIVSAAAWVVARQSSLDPDGRCGVFAMYDPSDNMLYAGYAKDAISAVRTYVEKGLGARVRVAIFANRATATRVNLRAEQDRWIGEWIDSNGGGETAIPPGNTAAGAADWTLPAEDWGEQPASSTAAAPRPKVDGDGNVVSPYAVTAAASVAAAADVKEELDPNRKLAELTVENVDAALNEVRPFLAADGGDVEVVGIEDGIVAVRMFGACGTCSSSTATLKGGIEATLFKVFGREAIKEVVNLDQGGEGGKGPMSLSVEKMEEHLKKLEGAIHNYGGSVKVVEVESGVVTLAFSGPLALAQSVASSIKGKFPLVKECKITQV comes from the coding sequence ATGTcgacgtcgttcgcggccgccctcgcgtccatcgtgcCGCCGTTGGGGCTAACAATCGATCGTCGCGTCAACACTTCACGCGCGTTCCCGAGTCCCAAATatccccggcgcgtccagtccaaagccgccgccagcaCCTCCTCGGACCCCAACCCAaccgcggacccggcggaggtGTATGCGGTGGGCGAgacggcggacgacggcgagcacatcgtgtccgccgccgcgtgggttGTTGCGCGTCAGTCATCGCTCGATCCCGACGGCAGGTGCGGCGTGTTCGCGATGTACGATCCATCCGATAACATGCTGTACGCCGGGTACGCGAAAGACGCGATCTCAGCTGTGCGCACCTACGTGGAGAAAGGCCTCGGTGCCAGGGTCAGGGTCGCCATCTTTGCCAATCGCgcaacggcgacgcgcgttaATTTAAGGGCGGAACAGGACAGGTGGATCGGGGAGTGGATCGACTCCAACGGTGGAGGAGAGACGGCAATCCCGCCGGGgaacaccgcggcgggtgccgcggATTGGACCCTCCCGGCCGAGGATTGGGGCGAGCAACcagcgtcgtccaccgcggccgcgccgcgaccaaAGGTTGACGGCGATGGTAACGTGGTTAGCCCGTACGCCGTTACCGCTGCTGCTTCTGTTGCTGCTGCGGCAGACGTCAAAGAGGAGTTAGACCCGAATCGCAAACTGGCGGAGCTCACAGTGGaaaacgtcgacgcggcacTGAACGAGGTTCGAccgttcctcgccgcggacggcggggacgtggaggTTGTCGGGATCGAGGATGGGATCGTGGCAGTGCGCATgttcggcgcgtgcggcacCTGCAGCAGCTCCACTGCGACGCTGAAGGGCGGCATCGAGGCGACGCTGTTCAAAGTTTTTGGAAGAGAGGCAATCAAGGAGGTTGTCAACCTGgaccaaggcggcgagggagggaaAGGGCCGATGAGCTTGAGCGTTGAGAAGATGGAGGAGCACTTAAAGAAACTAGAAGGGGCGATACACAACTACGGTGGGAGCGTGAAGGTTGTTGAAGTGGAGTCCGGGGTGGTGACCCTTGCATTCTCGGGCCCCCTGGCGCTTGCTcagtccgtcgcgtcgagcatCAAGGGCAAATTTCCTCTCGTGAAGGAGTGCAAGATCACACAGGTGTGA
- a CDS encoding predicted protein, producing MRRETDKNNKYKAAATAVHKEFIPLVMDTYGRMGKPFLNFLKDVAALTARRASGNVNERTQAIYDSIDSPNELRNRIHLRNLALVHVALIISLMQRVAGSTVTNDRQHGARGGMYGAHEHYVQPYPVTNS from the coding sequence ATGAGACGCGAGACTGACAAGAACAACAAGtacaaggcggcggccacggcggtgcATAAGGAATTCATCCCGCTCGTGATGGACACGTACGGAAGGATGGGCAAACCGTTCCTCAACTTCCTcaaagacgtcgccgcactcaccgcccgccgagcctcgGGCAACGTCAACGAGCGGACGCAAGCCATCTACGACTCCATCGACTCGCCGAACGAGCTCCGAAACCGAATCCACCTCCgaaacctcgccctcgtacacgtcgcgcTTATCATCTCGCTCATGCAAagggtcgccggatcgaccgtcaccaacgaccgccagcacggcgctcgtggcggaatGTACGGAGCACACGAACACTACGTGCAGCCGTACCCGGTCACTAACTCCTAA